One Pseudomonas fluorescens genomic region harbors:
- a CDS encoding LON peptidase substrate-binding domain-containing protein has product MSLPLFPLNTVLFPGCNLDLQIFEARYLDMIGRCMKQGVGFGVVCILEGSEVGVAPEGFALVGCEARITDFQQQDNGLLGIRVQGGRRFEVLRTEVQRDQLLVAEVDWLDDEPEQPLQEEDADLVALLKALAEHPMVEALNMGTDAAGQQSLANQLAYLLPFAEEDKIDLLQLDDPQQRLDAIQALLDELQGELFT; this is encoded by the coding sequence ATGAGTCTGCCGCTTTTCCCGCTGAACACAGTGCTGTTTCCCGGCTGCAACCTCGACTTGCAGATCTTCGAAGCACGCTACCTCGACATGATCGGCCGCTGCATGAAACAGGGCGTCGGTTTCGGTGTGGTGTGCATCCTCGAGGGCAGCGAAGTCGGGGTGGCGCCGGAAGGTTTTGCACTGGTGGGCTGCGAAGCGCGGATCACCGATTTTCAGCAACAGGACAACGGTTTGCTGGGAATCCGCGTGCAGGGCGGGCGCCGCTTTGAGGTGCTGCGCACCGAAGTGCAGCGCGATCAGTTGCTGGTCGCTGAGGTCGACTGGCTCGATGACGAACCCGAACAACCGCTGCAGGAAGAAGATGCTGATCTGGTCGCGCTGCTCAAGGCCTTGGCCGAACACCCGATGGTCGAGGCGTTGAACATGGGCACCGACGCAGCAGGCCAACAGTCGCTGGCGAACCAGTTGGCGTACCTGCTGCCGTTTGCCGAGGAAGACAAGATCGACCTGCTGCAACTCGACGATCCGCAGCAGCGCCTTGATGCGATCCAGGCGCTGCTCGACGAACTGCAGGGCGAGTTGTTCACCTGA
- a CDS encoding LrgB family protein produces MLFDWQGAWASVIHHPLFGIGITLGAYQLVLAAFEKTRWIFLQPVLVSMLLVIGVLLGCGLTYAEYRKSTEILSILLGPATVALAVPLYLNLRRIRQLFWPIFTTLVIGGVVATGMGVALGWWFGADHMILMTMAPKSVTSPIAMLVAEQIGGVAALAAVFVLITGVIGAIFGPALLTRLGVHSPEARGMALGMTAHAVGTAVAMQENDECGAFAALAMSLMGVATAVFLPLAVSMVV; encoded by the coding sequence ATGCTGTTCGACTGGCAAGGTGCGTGGGCGTCGGTGATTCATCATCCGCTGTTCGGCATTGGCATCACCCTTGGCGCCTATCAACTGGTGCTGGCGGCATTCGAGAAAACCCGCTGGATCTTTCTGCAACCGGTGCTGGTCTCCATGTTGTTGGTGATTGGTGTGTTGCTCGGTTGTGGCCTGACGTACGCCGAATACCGCAAAAGCACCGAGATCCTCAGCATCCTGCTCGGCCCGGCCACGGTCGCGTTGGCGGTGCCGCTTTACTTGAATCTGCGACGCATCCGTCAATTGTTCTGGCCGATTTTTACTACGCTGGTGATAGGCGGGGTGGTCGCAACCGGAATGGGTGTGGCGCTGGGCTGGTGGTTTGGTGCCGATCACATGATTCTGATGACCATGGCGCCGAAGTCGGTGACCTCGCCGATTGCGATGCTGGTGGCCGAGCAGATCGGTGGAGTAGCGGCGCTGGCAGCGGTGTTCGTGCTGATCACCGGGGTGATCGGGGCGATCTTCGGTCCGGCGCTGTTGACCCGCCTCGGCGTGCACAGCCCCGAAGCGCGCGGCATGGCGTTGGGCATGACCGCCCACGCAGTTGGCACGGCCGTGGCGATGCAGGAAAACGATGAGTGCGGCGCGTTTGCCGCGCTGGCAATGAGTCTGATGGGCGTGGCCACGGCGGTGTTCCTGCCGTTGGCGGTGTCGATGGTGGTGTAA
- a CDS encoding CidA/LrgA family protein, protein MLLRGLTLLVLFQLLGTALNHLLLPILPGPIVGLLLLLVFLIVRGEVGEPLNQAAGSLLRYLPLLLVPPAVGVMVYATAIAADFWAIVGALVLSLILSMAFAGVLMQRLIKRHAPRSEES, encoded by the coding sequence ATGTTGCTACGTGGCCTGACCCTGCTAGTGCTGTTTCAATTGCTCGGCACGGCGCTCAACCATTTGCTGTTGCCCATACTGCCGGGGCCGATTGTCGGCTTGCTGCTGTTGCTGGTCTTCCTGATCGTGCGCGGTGAGGTCGGGGAACCGCTGAACCAGGCGGCGGGCAGTCTGCTGCGTTATCTGCCGCTGCTGCTGGTGCCGCCGGCGGTGGGCGTGATGGTTTACGCGACAGCGATCGCCGCGGATTTCTGGGCGATCGTCGGCGCGCTGGTGCTGTCGCTGATCCTGTCGATGGCCTTTGCGGGGGTGCTGATGCAGCGTCTGATCAAGCGCCATGCGCCTCGGTCGGAGGAATCCTGA
- a CDS encoding MaoC family dehydratase, with amino-acid sequence MPYVPVAELKDYVGKELGRSEWLTIDQERINLFAEATGDFQFIHVDPVKAAQTPFGSTIAHGFLSLSLMPKLMEDILVLPEGVKMVVNYGLDSVRFIQPVKVNSKVRLKVDLGEVTEKKPGQWLLKATATLEIEGSDKPAYIAEPLSLCFV; translated from the coding sequence ATGCCCTATGTTCCCGTTGCAGAGCTCAAAGATTATGTCGGCAAGGAACTCGGACGTTCCGAATGGCTCACCATCGATCAAGAGCGCATCAACCTGTTCGCTGAAGCCACCGGTGATTTTCAGTTCATTCACGTCGATCCGGTCAAAGCCGCGCAAACGCCGTTTGGCAGCACGATTGCCCATGGTTTTCTGTCGCTGTCGCTGATGCCGAAACTGATGGAAGACATCCTCGTGCTGCCGGAAGGCGTGAAGATGGTCGTCAACTATGGCCTGGACAGCGTGCGTTTCATCCAGCCGGTGAAGGTCAATTCGAAGGTTCGCCTCAAGGTCGACCTCGGCGAAGTGACCGAGAAAAAACCCGGTCAATGGCTGCTCAAAGCCACCGCAACGCTGGAGATAGAAGGCTCGGACAAACCCGCCTATATCGCCGAGCCGCTGTCGCTCTGCTTCGTCTGA
- a CDS encoding C13 family peptidase: MRSIARLAPLALTLMLTACGDGESLLPPDARLPDGGRYRGELVDGLLQGQGRVDYPNGSWYAGQFDKGQWHGQGEWHGSNGEVYRGQFQQGLFEGQGSLTTSASSYTGGFKQGRRDGEGTLKENGMTYRGEFKADQYSGLGRLEMDDGSSYQGQFAHGKPNGEGQRGDASGNSFSGHFVNGQLEGNGTFSSADGDIYVGGFKNNQLHGKGRYENADGDVWLGQFKEGALTGKGELIGADGSHFVGTFSDWRFSGQGRLNLADGSFYVGGFDNDSYSGPGTLVLTDGSVMSGSWINGQRVRDADGKLLPDTLEIGLLAQGRLLDDALAAIPASTPAVELYTLTLGGDGKQSVFLRESDFVANMLHTRFGAHGQIRLVNHRDHLGDRPMATRENLRRAAQTLAERSGPEDLLFIYLTSHGTAEHELVLDQPRMELADLPADELAAVLAPLKNRDKIIVISACYSGGFLPVLKDERTLIMTASRADRVSFGCSEEANFTYFGDALFAQALNQTDDLEQAFKLAKATVAERELADGFEASEPQIWAPKTVLSHWQLLRKQQARKALQSTALNDGATKGN, encoded by the coding sequence ATGCGCTCAATCGCTCGTCTTGCACCCCTTGCCCTGACCCTGATGCTCACCGCTTGCGGCGACGGCGAATCGCTGTTGCCGCCGGATGCGCGCCTGCCGGACGGCGGACGCTATCGCGGGGAACTGGTCGATGGTTTGCTGCAAGGTCAGGGCCGCGTCGACTACCCCAATGGCAGTTGGTATGCCGGGCAGTTCGACAAGGGCCAATGGCACGGGCAAGGCGAATGGCATGGCAGCAACGGCGAGGTTTATCGCGGCCAGTTCCAGCAAGGCCTGTTCGAAGGCCAAGGCAGCCTGACCACCAGCGCCAGCAGTTACACCGGCGGTTTCAAGCAGGGCCGACGCGACGGTGAAGGCACTCTGAAAGAAAACGGCATGACCTATCGCGGCGAATTCAAGGCTGACCAGTATTCCGGGCTCGGCCGTCTGGAAATGGACGACGGCAGCTCTTATCAAGGCCAGTTCGCCCATGGCAAACCCAACGGCGAAGGCCAGCGCGGCGATGCCAGCGGCAATTCTTTCAGCGGCCACTTCGTCAACGGTCAGCTGGAAGGCAACGGCACCTTCAGCAGCGCCGATGGCGACATCTATGTCGGCGGTTTCAAGAACAATCAACTGCACGGCAAGGGCCGCTACGAAAACGCTGACGGCGACGTCTGGCTTGGCCAGTTCAAAGAAGGCGCGCTGACCGGCAAGGGCGAACTGATCGGCGCCGACGGCAGCCATTTCGTTGGCACGTTCAGCGACTGGCGCTTCAGCGGTCAGGGTCGCTTGAACCTGGCCGATGGCAGCTTCTATGTTGGCGGTTTCGACAACGACAGTTACTCCGGACCCGGCACGCTGGTGTTGACCGACGGTAGCGTGATGAGCGGCAGCTGGATCAACGGCCAGCGCGTGCGCGATGCCGACGGCAAGTTATTGCCCGACACTCTCGAAATCGGCTTGCTCGCCCAAGGTCGCTTGCTCGACGACGCATTGGCGGCGATCCCCGCTTCGACTCCGGCGGTCGAGCTGTACACCCTGACCCTCGGTGGTGACGGCAAGCAAAGCGTGTTTCTGCGCGAATCTGATTTCGTCGCCAATATGCTCCATACACGCTTCGGCGCCCACGGCCAGATTCGCCTGGTCAACCACCGCGATCATCTCGGCGACCGGCCGATGGCTACCCGCGAGAACCTGCGCCGCGCCGCGCAAACTCTCGCCGAACGCAGCGGCCCGGAAGATTTGCTGTTCATCTACCTGACCAGCCACGGCACCGCCGAACACGAACTGGTACTCGATCAGCCGCGCATGGAACTGGCCGACCTACCGGCAGACGAACTTGCCGCCGTGCTGGCGCCGCTGAAGAACCGCGACAAGATCATCGTCATTTCCGCCTGCTATTCCGGCGGCTTCCTGCCCGTTTTGAAAGACGAACGTACGCTGATCATGACCGCCTCGCGGGCGGATCGGGTGTCGTTCGGCTGTTCGGAAGAAGCCAACTTCACTTACTTCGGCGATGCGCTGTTCGCTCAGGCGCTGAACCAGACCGACGATCTCGAGCAAGCCTTCAAGCTGGCCAAGGCCACCGTCGCCGAACGCGAACTCGCCGACGGTTTCGAAGCTTCCGAGCCGCAGATCTGGGCGCCGAAAACCGTGCTCTCACACTGGCAGCTGCTGCGTAAACAGCAAGCCCGAAAAGCATTGCAAAGCACCGCATTGAACGACGGGGCGACAAAAGGCAACTAA
- a CDS encoding oxidoreductase, with the protein MYLTPQHVLLAGATGLTGEHLLDRLLNEPTITRVLAPSRRPLAEHPHLENPVGDPQVFLPQLSGRVDIAYCCLGTTIKQAGSEEAFRAVDLDMVVAFAKRAREMGARHLIVISAIGADPKSSVFYNRVKGEMEQALRAQDWPQLTICRPSLLLGERIEPRLAEQLAGPLSKLIPGKYRGIEACQLARAMWRLALEEQDGVRVIESDELRKLGK; encoded by the coding sequence ATGTACTTGACGCCTCAGCACGTATTGCTTGCCGGAGCCACCGGATTGACCGGTGAACATCTGCTCGACCGTTTGCTCAATGAGCCAACGATTACCCGTGTCCTCGCCCCTTCGCGCCGGCCGCTGGCCGAGCATCCGCATCTGGAAAACCCGGTCGGCGACCCGCAGGTGTTTCTGCCGCAGCTCAGCGGTCGGGTCGATATCGCCTACTGCTGCCTCGGCACCACGATCAAGCAGGCAGGTTCCGAAGAAGCGTTTCGTGCGGTGGACCTGGACATGGTCGTGGCGTTCGCCAAGCGTGCGCGGGAAATGGGCGCACGGCACCTGATCGTGATCAGTGCGATTGGCGCCGACCCGAAATCGTCGGTTTTCTACAACCGGGTCAAAGGCGAAATGGAACAGGCCCTGCGCGCGCAGGACTGGCCACAACTGACCATCTGCCGGCCTTCGCTGTTGTTGGGCGAGCGCATCGAACCGCGGCTGGCCGAGCAACTGGCCGGGCCGTTATCGAAGCTGATTCCCGGCAAATACCGCGGCATCGAAGCCTGCCAGTTGGCTCGGGCGATGTGGCGGCTGGCGCTGGAAGAACAGGATGGCGTGCGGGTGATCGAGTCGGACGAGCTGAGGAAGTTGGGCAAATAA
- a CDS encoding YceK/YidQ family lipoprotein, which translates to MNKLLLLGLMVILAGCATARTLDAAKPGAPVVYSGTRLDLYALNGGCCAMDRFGAEAPRYPGVDLPASALLDTLLLPLSLLTVIGVSFQATGGL; encoded by the coding sequence ATGAATAAGCTGCTGTTGCTGGGCCTGATGGTGATATTGGCCGGGTGCGCCACGGCGCGGACACTGGACGCGGCGAAGCCGGGCGCACCGGTGGTGTATTCGGGAACGCGGCTGGACCTGTATGCGTTGAATGGCGGCTGTTGCGCGATGGATCGGTTCGGTGCCGAAGCGCCGCGCTATCCGGGCGTGGATCTGCCTGCCAGTGCATTGCTTGATACGCTGTTGTTGCCGCTGTCTTTGCTCACGGTGATTGGCGTGAGTTTTCAGGCGACCGGTGGATTGTAG